From a single Apium graveolens cultivar Ventura chromosome 2, ASM990537v1, whole genome shotgun sequence genomic region:
- the LOC141693377 gene encoding uncharacterized protein LOC141693377 encodes MLSNPEEGETLVLYLAVSDFTVSAVLVREEDGIQLPVYYVCKRLADAETRYTSLEKLAYALILASRKLRPYFQVHRVEVRISYPLRQVMHKPESSGRMLKWTVELGQFEVDYKPRTAIKGQALTDFVLEFPPHQEVEPGALVVIPSIEEAGLESQNSFPWWSLFMDGASNGDGAGAGIELISPEAYKIRRATHLAFHATNNDAEYKALINGLKLAVEMKVENLNVFSDSMIVVYQINGGYQAKGPRTELYLKCAQRIITRFNEVRLELIPCGRNEGADELAKLASRREATLLRVVPLDIQRQPSVPENEVGSLNDNLSPTWRTPILAYIKEGSLQDEKNEARRIRYKAARYVIYDGVLYGRGFSVPLLKYTRVFVEITRRVAL; translated from the coding sequence ATGTTGTCCAACCCAGAGGAGGGAGAGACTCTGGTCCTATACTTGGCTGTCTCTGACTTTACAGTAAGTGCGGTATTGGTTCGAGAGGAGGATGGTATCCAGCTCCCGGTATATTATGTGTGTAAAAGGCTGGCTGATGCGGAGACTCGGTACACGAGCCTCGAGAAATTAGCATATGCTCTGATCCTGGCCTCTCGAAAGCTCAGACCCTATTTTCAGGTGCACAGGGTAGAAGTGCGAATCTCTTACCCCCTCAGGCAAGTAATGCACAAACCGGAGTCTTCTGGTCGAATGCTGAAGTGGACAGTTGAGCTCGGCCAATtcgaggtggattataagccaagGACCGCAATCAAAGGTCAAGCCCTGACCGATTTTGTGCTAGAATTTCCTCCACATCAAGAAGTAGAGCCGGGAGCCCTTGTTGTCATACCTAGCATAGAAGAGGCCGGGCTGGAAAGCCAAAATAGTTTCCCATGGTGGAGCCTATTTATGGATGGAGCCTCTAATGGGGATGGTGCAGGAGCTGGAATTGAGTTAATCAGCCCGGAGGCGTACAAGATCAGACGCGCGACTCATCTAGCCTTTCAtgcaaccaacaatgatgctgaaTATAAGGCCCTGATCAACGGTCTCAAGCTAGCTGTGGAAATGAAGGTGGAAAATTTGAATGTGTTTAGTGACTCCATGATAGTGGTATATCAGATAAACGGGGGGTATCAAGCTAAGGGGCCGAGGACGGAACTTTACCTGAAGTGTGCGCAGAGGATAATCACGAGGTTCAACGAGGTGAGGCTGGAACTAATCCCGTGCGGGCGGAATGAAGGCGCAGACGAGCTAGCTAAACTCGCCTCACGCCGCGAGGCCACTCTGCTAAGGGTCGTGCCCCTTGACATACAGAGGCAGCCTAGTGTGCCCGAGAATGAGGTGGGAAGCCTCAATGATAACCTCAGCCCCACGTGGAGGACACCTATCTTAGCCTACATAAAAGAAGGTTCACTCCAGGATGAAAAGAATGAGGCAAGGAGGATAAGATACAAAGCAGCCCGCTATGTGATATACGATGGGGTCCTATATGGAAGAGGGTTCAGTGTGCCTCTCCTCAAGTACACGAGGGTATTTGTGGAAATCACTCGGAgggtagctctctag
- the LOC141693385 gene encoding uncharacterized protein LOC141693385: MKLWLTIKGLWAVVQSDPPIVDQEKPETMTVYALWAEKDGVTRDAILAALANTLFDIYSSDAYSAKQVWEKLDQTHNTNSQGLEKYSVARFLDYKLVDTKSMTKQVHEFEMLLHALGESGMNLPEKFKVMVVIEKLPKSWEEFAFSLKRQKGEITWINLMLDISVQE, from the coding sequence ATGAAGCTCTGGTTAACTATTAAGGGTTTATGGGCGGTGGTACAGTCTGATCCTCCTATTGTGGATCAAGAAAAGCCTGAAACTATGACTGTTTATGCGctatgggctgagaaggatggggtgaCTAGGGATGCCATTCTGGCTGCTTTAGCGAACACTCTGTTTGATATTTATTCATCGGATGCCTATAGTGCTAAGCAGgtatgggagaagctggaccaaacccataatactaATTCTCAAGGTCTTGAGAAGTATTCTGTGGCGAGGTTTCTTGATTACAAGCTGGTGGATACCAAATCCATGACTAAGCAAGtacatgagtttgagatgttgtTGCATGCTTTAGGTGAGTCTGGAATGAACTTACCTGAGAAGTTTAAGGTGATGgttgtgattgaaaagctccctaagtcttgggagGAGTTTGCCttctccctgaaaagacagaaaggagagatcacatggatAAACCTTATGTTGGACATCTCTGTGCAGGAATAG